One Candidatus Roseilinea sp. genomic region harbors:
- a CDS encoding hypothetical protein (possible pseudo, frameshifted), whose amino-acid sequence MSVTHGFELVREATIPEINSTARLYRHVKTGAQLLSLINDDENKVFGIAFATPPQDSTGLPHILEHSVLCGSRKYPVKEPFIELAKGSLNTFLNAMTYPDRTIYPVASQNVKDLYNLIDVYLDAVFYPRITPWTLMQEGWHYELEAPDQPLQFKGVVFNEMKGAYSSPDNVLARTIQHTLFPDTVYRFDSGGDPAVIPDLTYAQFKKFHETYYHPLQRAHRLLRQRRPGRAAALSGYLVERV is encoded by the coding sequence ATGAGCGTCACCCATGGCTTCGAGCTGGTCCGCGAAGCGACCATCCCTGAAATCAACTCGACGGCGCGACTTTATCGCCACGTCAAGACCGGCGCACAGTTGCTTTCGCTGATTAACGACGACGAGAACAAAGTCTTCGGCATCGCGTTCGCCACGCCGCCGCAGGATTCGACCGGCCTCCCCCACATCCTCGAACACAGCGTGCTGTGCGGCTCGCGCAAGTATCCGGTCAAGGAGCCGTTCATCGAGCTGGCCAAAGGGTCGCTGAACACCTTCCTGAACGCGATGACATATCCCGATCGCACCATTTACCCGGTCGCCAGCCAGAACGTCAAAGACCTCTACAATCTGATAGACGTGTACCTCGATGCGGTGTTCTACCCGCGCATCACGCCATGGACGCTCATGCAGGAGGGTTGGCACTACGAGCTAGAAGCCCCCGACCAGCCGTTGCAGTTCAAGGGCGTCGTCTTCAACGAGATGAAGGGGGCCTACTCATCGCCCGACAACGTGCTTGCCCGCACGATCCAGCACACGCTCTTCCCCGACACCGTCTATCGGTTCGACTCCGGCGGCGACCCGGCCGTCATTCCCGACCTGACCTACGCGCAGTTCAAGAAGTTCCACGAGACGTACTATCACCCCCTCCAACGCGCGCATCGTCTTCTACGGCAACGACGACCCGGAAGAGCGGCTGCGCTATCTGGATACCTGGTTGAGCGCGTTTGA
- a CDS encoding hypothetical protein (possible pseudo, frameshifted) translates to MSAFDRIEVKPEIALQPRWQAPRRIVERYDAGDEPQTKRGMVSINWLLTDERDPEMTLALNILSHMLVGTPASPLRKALIDSGLGENLTSSGYDDELRQSTFSVGLKGMNPADADKLEQLVLDTLAKLARDGFEPDQVEASVNTVEFRLRESNFGSFPRGIVFMTMALQTWLYGGDPFALLAFERPLQSIKERLGRGEPVFTDLIRKYFLDNPHRTTVILVPDATVRQELAAKERARLDAARAQMSDADLQRILADTQTLKAMQLTPDPPEALAAIPSLKLGDLDRKNKVIPIEVFTEADGATVLYHDLFTNGIVYLDLGFDLRALPDEDVPYAALMGRVLLQMGTDREDFVKLLQRIGRKTGGISSSTLNTISRESRQAVGRFFLRAKSTVAQFDGLLDILRDVLLHARLDNRERFKQIVLENKASMESSLVPNGHAFVNVRLRSAFSRSDWAAEQIGGVSQLFFLRRLAEQVERDWDGVLARLMRVRDRLITRQGMVANVTLDTKNWEALQPKLRAFIAQLPSIHHSPSDWPDGGEAGNEGLTIPAQVNYVGKGADLYALGHRLSGTWLPVQNYLRTGYLWERVRMQGGAYGGFCTFDMRSGAWTFLSYRDPNLLGTIRTYDGAAAFLRQHPPSEEEVTRTIIGVIGDMDDYMLPDAKGFTSMVRYLAGDTEEARQRIRDEVLGTTPQDFVRFADILDDVSARGRVVVMGAPQNIESANAERGDAWLRVSRVL, encoded by the coding sequence TTGAGCGCGTTTGACCGCATCGAGGTGAAGCCCGAGATCGCCTTACAGCCGCGCTGGCAGGCGCCGCGGCGCATCGTCGAGCGCTACGATGCCGGCGATGAGCCGCAGACTAAGCGCGGCATGGTCTCGATCAATTGGCTGCTGACCGACGAAAGGGACCCAGAGATGACGCTCGCCCTCAACATTCTGTCGCATATGTTGGTGGGCACGCCGGCCTCGCCCTTGCGCAAGGCGCTGATCGACAGCGGGCTTGGCGAGAACTTGACCAGCAGCGGCTACGATGATGAGCTGCGCCAGTCCACGTTCTCCGTCGGATTGAAAGGCATGAATCCTGCCGACGCCGATAAGCTGGAGCAACTCGTGCTCGACACCTTGGCCAAGCTGGCCCGCGACGGGTTCGAGCCGGATCAGGTTGAGGCCTCGGTCAATACCGTTGAGTTCCGGCTGCGTGAGAGCAACTTCGGCAGCTTCCCGCGCGGTATCGTCTTCATGACCATGGCGCTGCAAACCTGGCTCTATGGCGGCGATCCGTTTGCGCTGTTGGCCTTCGAGCGGCCGCTGCAGTCCATCAAGGAGCGCCTGGGGCGCGGCGAACCGGTCTTCACCGACTTGATCCGAAAATACTTCCTCGATAACCCGCACCGCACTACGGTGATCCTGGTCCCCGACGCAACCGTCCGCCAGGAACTGGCCGCCAAAGAGCGCGCCCGCCTGGATGCGGCGCGCGCGCAAATGAGCGACGCCGACCTTCAGCGCATCCTCGCCGACACTCAGACGCTCAAGGCGATGCAGCTCACCCCCGACCCGCCTGAGGCGCTGGCCGCTATTCCATCGCTCAAGCTCGGCGACCTGGATCGGAAGAACAAAGTGATCCCTATCGAGGTCTTCACGGAGGCCGACGGCGCGACCGTCCTGTATCACGATCTCTTCACCAACGGCATCGTCTACCTGGATCTTGGCTTCGATCTGCGCGCCTTGCCTGATGAAGATGTGCCCTACGCCGCGCTGATGGGCCGCGTCCTGCTGCAAATGGGCACCGACAGAGAGGACTTCGTCAAACTGCTGCAGCGCATTGGGCGCAAGACCGGCGGCATCAGCTCCAGCACGTTGAACACCATCTCGCGCGAGAGCCGCCAAGCTGTCGGACGCTTCTTCCTGCGCGCCAAGAGCACCGTCGCCCAGTTCGACGGCCTGCTCGACATCCTGCGCGACGTGCTGCTGCACGCCCGACTCGACAACCGCGAACGCTTCAAACAGATCGTGTTGGAGAACAAGGCCAGCATGGAGAGCAGCCTCGTCCCCAACGGCCATGCGTTCGTCAACGTTCGCCTGCGGTCGGCTTTTAGCCGGTCCGACTGGGCTGCCGAGCAGATCGGCGGCGTGAGCCAGCTCTTCTTCTTGCGCCGGCTGGCCGAACAAGTGGAGCGCGATTGGGACGGGGTGCTGGCCCGGCTGATGCGGGTGCGCGACCGGCTGATCACGCGCCAGGGCATGGTCGCAAACGTCACGCTCGACACAAAGAACTGGGAGGCACTACAGCCGAAGCTGCGCGCGTTCATCGCGCAACTCCCAAGCATCCATCATTCACCCTCCGACTGGCCCGACGGCGGCGAAGCCGGCAACGAAGGTCTGACCATCCCAGCGCAGGTCAACTATGTGGGCAAAGGTGCAGACCTCTATGCCCTCGGCCATCGGCTCAGTGGGACATGGCTGCCGGTGCAGAACTACCTGCGCACCGGCTACTTGTGGGAGCGCGTGCGCATGCAGGGCGGCGCCTACGGCGGCTTCTGCACCTTCGACATGCGCAGCGGCGCATGGACCTTCCTCTCGTATCGCGACCCCAACCTGCTCGGCACGATCCGCACCTACGACGGCGCCGCCGCTTTCCTGCGTCAACACCCACCCAGCGAAGAGGAGGTGACGCGCACCATCATTGGCGTGATCGGCGATATGGACGATTACATGCTGCCCGACGCCAAGGGCTTCACTTCGATGGTGCGTTACCTGGCCGGCGATACCGAGGAAGCGCGCCAGCGCATCCGCGATGAGGTGCTTGGCACCACGCCGCAGGATTTCGTGCGTTTCGCCGACATCCTGGACGATGTGAGCGCGCGCGGCCGCGTTGTGGTGATGGGCGCGCCGCAGAACATCGAAAGCGCCAACGCCGAGAGGGGCGATGCCTGGCTGCGCGTCAGCAGGGTGCTATAG
- the asnS gene encoding asparagine--tRNA ligase has protein sequence MHAPIVSIAALSQYVGQVVTLRGWLYNKTGKGKLAFLQVRDGTGICQCVVFRPNVGDETFAIADKLPQESSLIVTGAVRADARAPGVPGGYELDVQSLQVVQRAEDYPIGPKEHGVEFLMDHRHLWIRSSRQWAVLRVRATVMRAIRAWLDDHGFIEVSTPILTPSAAEGTTNLFEVAYFDEKAYLAQTGQLYNEANIFAFGRVYCFGPTFRAEKSKTRRHLTEFWMVEPEIAFCDLDQLLAIEEEFVSHIVQTCLRENANELKLLGRDVSRLQRVIPPFPRITYDEAVRTLQEMHARLCAGETVFAYDGSPLQGIEHPDLLRITWGTDFGSPHETALTQLYDRPVFVTGFPSAVKAFYMEPYPDRPEVCKSADLLAPEGYGEIIGGSERISDGALLERRIREHGLPMEPYKWYVELRKYGSVPHSGFGLGVERTVAWICGIEHVREASPFPRLLNRLYP, from the coding sequence ATGCATGCGCCCATTGTCTCCATCGCCGCGCTTTCGCAATACGTCGGCCAGGTCGTCACGCTGCGCGGCTGGCTCTACAACAAGACCGGCAAAGGCAAGTTGGCCTTCTTGCAGGTGCGCGACGGCACCGGCATCTGCCAGTGCGTGGTCTTTCGGCCCAACGTCGGCGATGAGACCTTTGCCATCGCCGACAAGTTGCCCCAAGAAAGCAGCTTGATTGTGACCGGCGCCGTCCGCGCAGACGCGCGCGCGCCGGGGGTGCCGGGCGGCTACGAGCTGGACGTGCAATCGCTTCAGGTCGTCCAACGCGCCGAGGACTACCCGATTGGCCCGAAGGAACACGGCGTCGAATTCTTGATGGACCACCGCCACCTGTGGATTCGCTCATCGCGTCAGTGGGCCGTGTTGCGCGTCCGCGCCACGGTCATGCGCGCCATCCGCGCTTGGTTGGACGACCACGGCTTCATCGAAGTGAGCACGCCTATCCTCACCCCCAGCGCCGCCGAAGGTACGACAAACCTGTTCGAGGTGGCCTACTTCGATGAGAAAGCCTATCTGGCGCAAACCGGCCAGCTCTACAACGAAGCCAACATCTTCGCCTTCGGCCGCGTGTATTGTTTCGGGCCGACCTTCCGCGCCGAGAAGAGCAAGACCCGCCGCCACCTGACCGAATTCTGGATGGTGGAGCCGGAAATCGCGTTCTGCGACCTCGACCAGCTCTTGGCCATCGAGGAGGAATTCGTCAGCCACATCGTGCAGACCTGCCTGCGCGAGAACGCGAATGAACTCAAGCTGCTTGGGCGCGACGTGAGCCGGCTGCAGCGCGTCATCCCACCCTTTCCCCGCATTACGTACGACGAGGCCGTGCGAACCCTGCAGGAAATGCACGCCCGGCTATGCGCCGGCGAGACCGTCTTCGCCTACGACGGCTCGCCGCTGCAGGGCATCGAGCACCCCGACCTGCTGCGCATTACCTGGGGCACAGACTTCGGCAGCCCGCACGAGACCGCGCTGACGCAGCTCTACGATAGGCCGGTGTTCGTCACCGGCTTCCCCAGCGCGGTGAAGGCGTTTTACATGGAACCGTATCCCGACCGGCCGGAAGTATGCAAGAGCGCCGACTTACTCGCCCCCGAAGGCTACGGCGAAATCATCGGCGGCAGCGAGCGCATCAGCGACGGCGCGCTGCTCGAGCGACGCATCCGCGAGCATGGTTTGCCGATGGAGCCCTACAAGTGGTACGTCGAGCTGCGCAAATACGGCAGCGTGCCGCACAGCGGATTCGGCTTGGGGGTGGAGCGCACGGTGGCCTGGATCTGCGGCATCGAGCACGTGCGCGAGGCGTCGCCGTTCCCGCGCCTGCTCAATCGCCTGTATCCATGA
- a CDS encoding phosphoesterase, producing MPPQVYELLRGSDVILHAGDLETPDILPPLQAIAPTYAVRGNLHWQFSTGLHDQDLPLCVMLRAGRHVIWMTHGHISFAHSVLDKLTGIGGRHALAHINQKLIARLARLKPPEATVVVFGHSHMSCAVQRGGALYFNPGAISASAELRSKESPRIGRLTLHEDGRVDYEWQALDALTTPDAEEPMRNLP from the coding sequence ATGCCGCCGCAGGTGTATGAGCTGCTGCGCGGCAGCGATGTCATCTTGCATGCGGGCGATCTGGAGACGCCGGATATCCTGCCGCCGCTGCAAGCCATCGCGCCCACGTACGCCGTGCGCGGCAACTTGCACTGGCAGTTCAGCACCGGCCTGCACGACCAAGACCTGCCGCTGTGCGTGATGCTGCGCGCGGGTCGGCACGTCATCTGGATGACGCATGGCCACATCAGCTTCGCCCACTCCGTGCTCGACAAATTAACCGGCATCGGTGGACGACACGCGCTCGCCCACATCAACCAAAAATTGATCGCCCGGCTGGCGCGCCTGAAGCCCCCCGAAGCGACCGTGGTCGTGTTCGGACACTCGCATATGAGCTGCGCCGTGCAGCGGGGCGGCGCGTTATATTTCAACCCCGGCGCCATCTCTGCCTCGGCGGAGCTGCGCTCCAAAGAGTCGCCGCGCATCGGACGGCTGACCTTGCACGAGGATGGGCGCGTGGACTACGAATGGCAGGCGCTCGACGCGCTCACAACGCCTGACGCTGAGGAACCGATGCGGAATTTGCCATGA
- a CDS encoding Zn-dependent hydrolase, with amino-acid sequence MFAMSALDPKRTIQELQELRALTSDPNTGGAMRVAWTDTWLKARDWLREKASGMPLEIHNDEAGNTWYTLPGKSKKALLIGGHMDSVPNGGWLDGCLNVLAGLEVLRRINDQYQGKPPVTVRLVDWADEEGARFGRSLLGSSACSGHATPNEDRNRTDKDGIRLEDALRRCGVDIDQMGKSRKELKNAAAYLELHIEQGPVLESLKLPLGAVLGTFGVERHAIKFIGQAAHSGSTPMDKRRDALAAAAKLALEIRPIANKYGGVCTVGSCITKPGIVTAVVGECDITLDQRNLSAGKLARMYNDAVKASKRFAKEEKCEVHWSRIWNIEPILFNKDLIKMCYDSCVEVAGKAHKLPSGPLHDAAEVARAGVPTVMMFVQSLRGILPQPHRGHQDRACRDERARAGPAGRQGHGVDSARVIGTHGKQRTKPAGRWDGYPRRPARLARPASGPLMDTGD; translated from the coding sequence ATGTTTGCCATGAGCGCTCTCGACCCTAAACGCACCATCCAAGAATTGCAGGAGCTGCGCGCGTTGACCAGCGATCCCAACACCGGCGGCGCGATGCGCGTGGCGTGGACCGACACCTGGTTGAAAGCGCGCGATTGGCTGCGCGAAAAGGCCAGCGGAATGCCCCTCGAAATTCACAACGACGAAGCCGGCAACACCTGGTACACCTTGCCCGGCAAAAGCAAAAAAGCGCTGCTGATCGGTGGGCACATGGACAGCGTGCCGAACGGCGGTTGGCTGGACGGCTGCCTGAATGTGCTGGCCGGCCTAGAGGTGCTGCGCCGCATCAACGACCAGTATCAGGGTAAGCCACCGGTCACTGTGCGGCTGGTGGACTGGGCCGATGAAGAGGGGGCACGCTTTGGACGGAGCCTGCTCGGCTCCAGCGCCTGCAGCGGCCACGCTACTCCCAACGAAGACCGCAACCGCACCGACAAAGACGGCATCCGGCTCGAAGACGCCCTGCGGCGCTGCGGCGTGGACATTGACCAAATGGGCAAGAGCCGCAAGGAACTGAAGAACGCCGCAGCCTACCTCGAGCTGCACATCGAGCAAGGGCCGGTGCTGGAAAGCCTCAAGCTCCCCTTGGGCGCCGTGCTCGGCACGTTCGGCGTCGAGCGCCACGCCATCAAGTTCATCGGCCAGGCCGCGCACTCCGGCAGCACGCCGATGGACAAGCGACGCGACGCGCTGGCTGCCGCTGCCAAGCTGGCGCTGGAGATCCGGCCAATTGCCAACAAATACGGCGGCGTGTGCACCGTCGGCAGTTGCATCACCAAGCCCGGCATCGTCACCGCCGTCGTCGGCGAATGCGACATCACCTTGGACCAGCGCAACCTGAGCGCCGGCAAGCTGGCGCGCATGTACAACGATGCCGTCAAAGCCAGCAAGCGCTTTGCCAAAGAAGAGAAGTGCGAGGTGCACTGGAGCCGCATCTGGAACATCGAGCCGATCCTTTTCAACAAGGACCTGATCAAGATGTGCTACGACAGTTGCGTCGAAGTGGCCGGCAAGGCGCACAAGCTTCCCAGCGGCCCCCTGCACGATGCCGCCGAGGTCGCGCGCGCCGGTGTGCCCACTGTGATGATGTTCGTGCAGAGCTTGCGCGGCATCCTCCCACAACCCCATCGAGGACACCAAGATCGAGCATGTCGAGATGAGCGTGCGCGCGCTGGACCGGCTGGCCGACAAGGCCATGGCGTGGATTCAGCGCGGGTGATCGGCACACACGGTAAACAGCGCACGAAGCCCGCAGGCCGCTGGGATGGCTATCCTCGGCGGCCTGCGCGTTTGGCGCGACCAGCCTCCGGCCCGCTCATGGATACAGGCGATTGA
- the mscL gene encoding large-conductance mechanosensitive channel yields the protein MWKEFREFIARGNVVDLAVGLVMGAAFGAIVNSLVNDIFMPPIGLILGGVNFSNLFIALDGKQYVSLAAAQAADAPVIAWGRFLQTVINFLVIAVAMFFLVRAANKIYKRPAPPPAEPPAEVKLLTEIRDLLKKE from the coding sequence GTGTGGAAAGAGTTCCGAGAGTTTATCGCCCGCGGCAACGTTGTGGATTTGGCCGTCGGTTTGGTCATGGGGGCTGCGTTCGGGGCGATTGTGAACTCACTCGTCAACGACATCTTCATGCCCCCCATCGGCCTCATCCTGGGGGGCGTCAACTTCTCCAATTTGTTCATTGCGCTCGATGGGAAGCAGTACGTCTCGCTAGCCGCTGCGCAGGCGGCCGACGCGCCGGTGATCGCCTGGGGACGCTTTCTCCAGACGGTGATCAACTTCCTGGTCATCGCCGTTGCGATGTTCTTTCTCGTGCGCGCAGCGAACAAGATTTACAAGCGGCCGGCCCCGCCGCCTGCCGAGCCGCCGGCGGAAGTCAAGCTGCTCACCGAAATTCGCGACCTGCTCAAGAAGGAGTGA
- a CDS encoding DNA polymerase III subunit beta — protein MKISCLQENLARGLSIVSRAVASRTATLPVLTHILLATDHGRLKIAATNLELGMSCWIGAKVEDEGAITVPARTFTDLVALLPADRVDLELNIRTQTLRVHSGRTDANIKGIDAQEFPIIPTFQDGAAAHIEPAVLKKMIAQVVFAAATDESRPTLTGVLTKLEGDKITMAATDGFRLSVRSDRLKEPVGEPRTILIPAKALVEVGRVMGNQEEPVAISITPSHGQVLFHMKDVDVVAQLIDQKFPDYEPIIPKRYDTRTIVNTAEMLKACRQASIFARDSLDTVRMVVKPAEELEPGKVTIVARADETGDNQSELEATVVGSEIEIGFNVKYLIEAFSAVDTPQTAIETTQPRSPAVIRALGDDHFFHLVMPMHLPKG, from the coding sequence ATGAAAATCTCGTGCCTGCAGGAAAACCTCGCGCGTGGGTTGAGCATCGTCAGCCGCGCCGTCGCCTCACGAACGGCCACGCTACCTGTGCTTACGCACATCTTGCTCGCCACCGACCACGGGCGCCTGAAGATCGCAGCCACCAACCTCGAGCTGGGGATGAGCTGTTGGATCGGCGCGAAGGTGGAGGATGAGGGAGCGATCACCGTGCCGGCGCGTACGTTCACCGACCTGGTCGCCCTGCTGCCTGCCGATCGGGTAGACCTCGAGCTGAACATCCGCACGCAGACGCTGCGCGTGCACAGCGGCCGCACCGACGCCAACATCAAGGGCATTGACGCGCAGGAGTTCCCGATCATCCCCACCTTTCAAGATGGCGCTGCCGCACACATCGAACCGGCTGTGCTGAAGAAGATGATCGCCCAAGTGGTGTTCGCGGCCGCCACCGACGAGAGCCGCCCAACGCTGACCGGCGTGCTCACCAAGCTGGAAGGCGACAAGATCACCATGGCGGCGACGGATGGGTTTCGCCTGAGCGTGCGCTCCGACCGATTGAAGGAGCCCGTGGGCGAACCGCGCACGATCCTCATTCCGGCCAAGGCGCTGGTGGAAGTTGGGCGCGTCATGGGCAACCAGGAAGAGCCGGTGGCGATCAGCATCACGCCCTCGCACGGCCAGGTGCTCTTCCACATGAAAGACGTGGACGTAGTCGCGCAGTTGATAGATCAGAAGTTCCCCGACTACGAGCCGATCATTCCGAAGCGTTATGACACGCGCACGATCGTGAACACCGCCGAGATGCTGAAAGCGTGCCGGCAGGCCAGCATCTTCGCCCGCGATTCGCTAGATACGGTGCGCATGGTCGTCAAGCCGGCCGAAGAACTTGAACCAGGCAAAGTGACCATCGTCGCTCGCGCCGACGAGACCGGCGATAACCAGAGCGAGCTAGAGGCGACCGTCGTCGGCAGCGAGATCGAGATCGGCTTCAACGTCAAGTATCTGATCGAAGCCTTCTCTGCGGTGGATACGCCGCAGACGGCGATCGAGACCACGCAGCCGCGCAGCCCGGCGGTCATCCGCGCCCTCGGCGATGACCACTTCTTTCACCTGGTGATGCCGATGCATTTGCCGAAGGGATGA
- the trpC gene encoding indole-3-glycerol phosphate synthase, with product MMHRDNRSILETIIEHKRNDELPQRKRQMPLAEVRRLAETAGAPTRDFAAALRRADGRVALIAEIKRASPSKGELARGAFRPEALARIYATHGASAISVLTDERFFKGSLDHLREVRAVVNVPLLRKDFILDPYQVYEARAAGADAVLLIAAALDDAALRDLFALACELGLTPLVEVHDEHETDRALAVGARAIGVNNRDLRTFATDIETTARCAARILGAGPQADGCTIVSESGIFTADDVARVAALGAQAILVGESIITSDDVAAQVQMLSGVVRPAARHGDRPA from the coding sequence ATGATGCATCGCGACAATCGCTCGATCCTGGAGACCATCATCGAACACAAGCGGAATGACGAACTGCCTCAACGCAAACGTCAGATGCCGCTGGCCGAAGTGCGTCGCCTAGCCGAAACCGCCGGCGCGCCCACGCGCGACTTCGCCGCGGCGCTGCGCCGAGCCGATGGGCGGGTCGCGCTCATCGCCGAGATCAAACGCGCTTCGCCTTCCAAAGGGGAACTGGCGCGAGGCGCGTTTCGGCCAGAGGCGCTGGCGCGCATCTATGCCACCCACGGCGCATCGGCCATCAGTGTGTTGACCGATGAACGCTTCTTCAAAGGGTCGCTGGATCATCTGCGGGAGGTGCGCGCTGTGGTCAATGTGCCGCTGTTGCGTAAAGACTTCATCCTCGATCCCTATCAGGTCTATGAGGCGCGCGCAGCCGGCGCCGATGCGGTGCTGTTGATCGCTGCCGCGCTCGATGACGCTGCGCTGCGCGACCTGTTCGCGCTCGCGTGCGAACTCGGCTTGACGCCGCTGGTCGAAGTGCATGACGAGCATGAGACCGACCGCGCGCTGGCCGTCGGCGCGCGCGCGATCGGCGTCAACAACCGCGACCTGCGCACCTTCGCCACCGACATTGAGACCACGGCGCGATGTGCGGCGCGCATCCTCGGCGCCGGCCCGCAAGCGGACGGTTGCACAATTGTCTCCGAGAGCGGCATCTTCACCGCCGACGACGTTGCGCGCGTCGCCGCCCTGGGCGCACAGGCGATCCTGGTCGGCGAATCCATCATCACGTCGGACGATGTGGCGGCGCAGGTGCAGATGCTGTCGGGCGTGGTCAGACCGGCCGCCCGGCACGGCGACCGGCCCGCTTAA